The following proteins come from a genomic window of Lolium rigidum isolate FL_2022 chromosome 5, APGP_CSIRO_Lrig_0.1, whole genome shotgun sequence:
- the LOC124652218 gene encoding probable calcium-binding protein CML25/26 translates to MATAAVVQASSVFAAFDKDGDGKVSADELRGSMTAALGEEVSEEEAAAILATVDADGDGLLDQEEFSRLAEGVAGDEADDDEVRRRCLKEAFAMYATEGGDEGARITPASLMRMLDKLLESSTEKMELEECRAMICRFDLNGDGVLSFDEFMVMMMGNV, encoded by the exons ATGGCAACCGCGGCCGTGGTGCAGGCATCGTCGGTGTTCGCCGCCTTTGACAAGGACGGCGACGGCAAGGTATCAGCCGATGAGCTTCGCGGCAGCATGACGGCGGCGCTGGGCGAGGAAGTCTCcgaggaggaggccgcggcgaTCCTAGCTACGGTGGACGCCGACGGCGACGGGCTGCTGGACCAGGAGGAGTTCTCTAGGCTAG cggagggcgtcgccggggacgaggccgacgacgacgaggtgAGGCGCCGGTGCCTGAAGGAGGCGTTCGCGATGTATGCGACGGAGGGCGGTGATGAGGGCGCGAGGATCACACCAGCGAGCCTGATGCGGATGTTGGACAAGCTGTTGGAGTCGTCGACAGAGAAAATGGAGTTGGAGGAGTGCCGGGCCATGATCTGCAGGTTCGACCTCAATGGCGATGGCGTCCTCTCCTTCGATGAGTTCATGGTCATGATGATGGGCAATGTGTAA